The Fusarium poae strain DAOMC 252244 chromosome 2, whole genome shotgun sequence nucleotide sequence TTCGACTTGCATATATACGACAGAAATACACTCTATTAACGAAAACACCAGTCAACAAGGAAGGTGACGCAGTCCTGAAACCTGCAATCGCTGATCCGTCGGGTAAAGTGTGTTAAATCCTCCGAGGCGAGCGATGGGAGAGGAAGCTAGGAAGACTTCCGAAGTTCCGGGAATCAAGACAGGCCCAACCCCTGGAGAGATTAGCGCTCATCCCTGTCCATCACCCTACCATTCGATATTCCCTGCTTGATGGAGCCAATTTATGAGACTTTACTCCTAGCGAGGATCAACATTATATCATGACTGGGTTGCATTACGAATTCTTTTCTCGCCTCCTTGTCAAGGTTGATTTTTTCGTTCTGGTTAGAATAGGAAGTTTTGGACGACGATCAGACGTATCCTGCGTCTCGATAAGCGGCATAACATAGAATGGTCTGATTCTAATGGGATGCTTACACTAAGTTCAATCTGCTGATTTAAGCTCTCAGCCACAAGTCTCAACTGCAACTTGTTACTTACTGTCTTTGGGAGCTGGAGAACATGCATAATTAATTACCGTCCCCGTCTTAACCGGCCTTGAGAAAATGTCCCCCGAGCGCCCATGTCGCGCTATGCTGCCCTGCAAGTGTTACCTATTTTTAGAAATATAAACAATGCCACGAAACCGACCCTTTTTATATAGTTCATGCAGCATCGGCTAACCCTCATGCTTTATACACCCCAGGGCTTCTGAGACGCCGGGAACGCAGCATGACCTTCCGAATCACTTGTCGAGCGATTATCCTGCGTGATCTTGATCTGCGTCGTCCGAGTAATTCCCTGCCCATTGTTGGCATTATCCCGCAAATACTCCGTCGATTCAGATCCTTTGAGTGTTCCCAATGGCACGCCATCCTCATCTAGCTTGTAGTAAGACTTGGGGCCCGTAGACGAGAGCTGTGAACCCTTTGTTCCACTTTTGCCATATCGGTCTCCAGTATTAGGGTTCGTGGGGGCGGTGCTCATGCCGAATGCACGCTTGATGTTGCGGATAACGCCGGCTTCTTTGAGAATCTTGGGGATACACGGGACGCAGACGACGAAGAAGCCGCAGGTCATTTCGGCGGTTGCCCAGAAGACGAGAGGGGCGAGGGCGTAGAGAGCATCGGCGGCTTTGCCGTACTTGACTGTGACAGCCAGTCTGAAGGCGGCGGATACACAGGCCCTGTACAACATGTTAGTAGCGGTTTCCTGAGCTGGCAACATTCACTTACAGGAGACCGAGACCGAAGATAACCGATACACCCATCCTCTTCTGCCAagacatcttcaacttccagATAACCTGCTGGGGCAGTAAAAAGATGGCAATATCGCAGCACAAGTGGATCGTAGCAGACGCGACCTGCAGCTTATGCAAGTCCCAGCATTTGGCGTCTGGGATTCTAAAGTCCCAGATGGCCTCGTGAGGGTTGCACTGCATGTTCAGAGCAACGACAATTGCGGTATTGGATGTGGCCTGGACAAAGCCAATGGCTATACAACCCCACCAGAAGATGCTCTTTGTTCGTGTGCCGAAAGGCACGAAGAGGCGACACCATTCAACGAGGATAGCGATTTTAAGAAACGGGAGGACGAAGGAGTAGCAGACTCCAAAGATGAGAACCCACTGATATGTCAGCCTTTATGGTTATGTAGTTTTGGTAAAGGATACTCACGTAGTTTGTGGGAATTACATCCTTGAGACGGACATTCCATTGATGCACGAAATATCCAGGCGTATCCACCATCTTGAACGTCGCATAGGCAGCACCCCAGTAGTTGCCCTTGATTCTGTTAGATATAATGTAAAGTACATTCAAAGGATCAAACGTACATATGCCAAGGTCATGAGAACTTCAAAATCTGTTTAGCGACGACTCAGGAAGGATCAGACGCGCTACTCACTCTCTTCAGTCTGAAACTTCTTCAGCAGATATACTCGCCCATAAGCTCTCAAAAGGAAGCATATCGTGGTAATCACCGCGCAGATAATCAGAACAGCATAAGCCAGGCCATTCTGATTTGGGGGATCATTCAGATTTGACACCTCGCCCTTCGGAGGTGCAAGGGCCGGTCCATCTAGATCAAGTGTAGCCATGATGGAAGCACAGGACAATAATAAGGTCTCTTGATCTTCAGGCACGAGAGGTCCAGGAACGAGCTGACTTTTAACGATCCTACGGAAATGCTCTAGTCCCCCATGTTAAGGAGAGTTTGGTACGGACCGTGGCGAGCTTCAACCCCGGTATTTCGGGTCGGGGAGGTGAAACAGTAATTACTTTTGGACCCGATACTatacagtattgagcacttgCACCTTCCTCTCCTACAATAACCCTTGTTGATTAGACAAAAAATCCCATTCATCACCATAAacggaagaaggaggtgTAGGGCAAGGTGTCAATCTTGTTGGCGGAAAGCCAGCTGGCGACGGGGAGAGTGGCGAGTTCGACAACCACGTGTAGAAGGGATTATTTTGATGGCGCGACATGGTTGGAAAACGCGTTCCACATTGCATACGCGCGGTGGGGTCATGCGTTAGATCACGATAGCAGATACTTAGCTTTGCCGCTAATTCCCCCGCTATTTGAGAGTAGACTCCTATCTGCAACTATCTAGTATAGGGTAGCGGCTCGAGAAGATGTGGATTTTCCCTCGAGATTAGACGATCACATGATACATATGTAATATGTCAATTATTTCAACTTTAGAAAtgtgtgatttgatttgattgaaaggaagaatttgacgatttgattgatttgattggggtgattgattgattgagttgacatatgatgagcgctggACTCGATGCTGCTGTCCGGTCGAACGGCTGACTGGCATAGCCGGCAGATCAGTATCTGATAGTCCTGATTAAGCTGTACGATATCCTCCATTGCTGCTTGATGTTGCCTTCTTTATCTTGGTGATAGAAAGTAAAGATAAAGCAGTCTTGTTGTTTTCCTCTATTGATTGAAATCCCCTTTCCTCTGCTTTgcgctaaccccaagctgacgctagctaaccccaagtgtggggttggggttattttgaACCAATCAGCTGCTCGTCTCAGCATCAGACGATTGAGCGTAAAAAATTAAGCGAGATtttccattttggtggccgattaCTGTtcaatcgcctcttaatagttcctagggtgGATCCGTAGCACGTGACGGTACGTTATCGCCAGAGATATAGCTCCCCGCCTGACAGAACCTTCACGTagggaggaggagaaagtGGGAAGTTTGGAGACAGCTGGCCAAATATCGTTTGATGTTTGGCGAAGTGGGGCGGCACGGATGAATATTTGGGGCGCGTCTCGGCTGTCGGCCAAACCCCACTAGCCgggcatggctgctgttaAAAAGCGGCTAAAACCGAGTAGgaatacaaccaaccaaccaaccagaaCCTTCacgtagctcctcgagctacgccttgtcaatagagcctgacctgcccgcagtgcctatccgtagcaatagatcccgttccgcctgaagcgttccccgttcacctgtattcccgagaccagcccgtgacacttcgcagcGTATAACTCCGCGCCGTGTTCACCGGCTGCTCGTCCTTCTTCGCCTTGAGGCCCGCCTTCTGA carries:
- a CDS encoding hypothetical protein (TransMembrane:5 (o30-51i107-129o145-168i228-249o261-284i)) — protein: MATLDLDGPALAPPKGEVSNLNDPPNQNGLAYAVLIICAVITTICFLLRAYGRVYLLKKFQTEEILMTLAYGNYWGAAYATFKMVDTPGYFVHQWNVRLKDVIPTNYWVLIFGVCYSFVLPFLKIAILVEWCRLFVPFGTRTKSIFWWGCIAIGFVQATSNTAIVVALNMQCNPHEAIWDFRIPDAKCWDLHKLQVASATIHLCCDIAIFLLPQQVIWKLKMSWQKRMGVSVIFGLGLLACVSAAFRLAVTVKYGKAADALYALAPLVFWATAEMTCGFFVVCVPCIPKILKEAGVIRNIKRAFGMSTAPTNPNTGDRYGKSGTKGSQLSSTGPKSYYKLDEDGVPLGTLKGSESTEYLRDNANNGQGITRTTQIKITQDNRSTSDSEGHAAFPASQKPWGV